GCCACCAGCGTCACCAGCGCCAGCACGAAGCCCACGAGGTAGTCCGTGTGCCGGTAATGGCCAGAGGTGCGGTGCACGGACACCACCACCTCGGCGGCGGTCCGGGCCTCGATGGCCTTCACCTCGTCCGCGGCCTTCGCCTTGGCGGCGTCATCGAAGAATGCGCGAGCCCACATGGGTCATCTCCTGGGGCGCGCAGCCTAGCCGACCGGTCCCCGGGCCGCACCCCACCCCGGGTCTCCGCGCCACCCGTCACTGTTTTGGCTTCGAGGAGGACTGGGGCTTCAGCTCGCCCCGCAGGATGGAGACGAGCAGCTCCCGCGTCTCGTCATAGGAGGGCTCGCTCTGGAAGAAACCGAAGGTCTCGTGCACGTTGCCCGGGTAGTAGCCGTCCAGGTGGAACACGCGCGGCGCCGAGGGGTCCTTCTCCTTCACGAACGCGTTGGCGAAGGCGTAGGAGCCCAGCGACACGACGAACGCGGGCTGCTCCTTGTCCGGCTCGTACACCTGGAACTCGTAGCGCTTGGCCCAGTCCCCCTCCAGCTCGAAGTTCTCCACTACCAGTACGTTGCGGCCCGACTCCTGGAACTGGTCGCGGATGAAGTAGTCCTTGTCCACCTTGCCCGCCTGGTGCAGCAGCAGCACCGCCTCGCGCTCGGTGTCCCGCTGCTTCTTGTTCCCGAGCGCCTGGTGCATCTGCACCAGCTTGGCGCGCGTCTTCCAGTCCTGTGGCTCCAGGTCCGCCGCCTTCTGGAAGCACTCCAGCGCCAGGGCGGGCTCGCCGCGCAGCTGCCGCAACTGCCCGGCGTTGTAGTGCGCCAGGGCGAAGCCCGGCTCTGCCTCGCGTGCCTTCTCGTAGGCGTCCAGCGCTTCCTGGGGTCTTCCCTGATCCATGTGCAGCAGGCCGAGAAGGAAGAGCGCCTGCGCGTTGCGCGGCTCCAGCACGAGCGTCTGGTTGATGGCCGCCCGGGCCTCGGCCGGCCGATCGAGCTGCAGGTACAGCGTGCCCAGCAGATGCCAGTACCGGCCTCGCTTTGGCTCCAGCTCGGTGGCACGGATGGCGTCGGTGAGCGCGGCCTCGGCCTGGTCCCCGCCGCCGAGCAGGAAGGCCTTGATGTAGTGGGGCTCCGCGAGGTCCGGTGCCAGCGCGAGGGCTCGATCGGCCCCCTCGCGTCCCCAGTCTCCCCGGTGGAGGAGGAAGGTCACCCGCGCCAGCAGCGCGTGGAGCCGGGCATCCTGGGGGTTCTTTCCGACGCGGGACTCCAGCTCGCGCGAGAGCTTCTCCAGGTCCGCGAGCGAGGCCTCGCGCTCCGGTCCCCGAAGACCCAGGGCGGCCCGGTCCAGGCGCGCCTCGTCGGTGTCCGCCGGGGCGCTGGCCGGCGCCGTGGAGGCGTGGCGGGTGGCGCAGCCGGCGCCGAGCAGGAGTCCCGAGCTCAGGACACCCAGGAGTCGGAGTGTTTTCATCCACGAAGCATGGAGTGGACGACGTATACCTCGCAAGCGCGCTCGACCGGCTGGCTGCTCCCGCTCAGACTCGGGCCTGGAGGCTCGCATGACAGCCGTTTCCTTTTCCCACCTGGATCCCCGCGTGTTGGCGCTGCGCATCGAGAACGCCCAGGCGGAGCAGGTCGATCGGACTCCGTTTCCCTCGCGGCAGGGCGTGCCCTCGCTCCGGGTCGCGGGGGGGCGGGCCATCTACCTCGGGCCGCGCTCGCCCTACTCGGTGGCCATCGGTGTGGGGCTCGAGGGGTTGGTGGGAACGGAGGACCTCGAGCGCATCGAGTCCCACCTGGGCGCGGGCGGAGGCACCGTCCGCATCGAGCTGAATCCGTTCTGCGAGCCCTCGTTCTCGGTGAAGCTGGCCGCGCGCGGCTACCGCGTGGAGCGTTTCCTCCAGGTCTGGTGGCGGTCGCCGTCGCCCGTGCCACCGCCCGTTCCGGGTGTCGAGGTCCGGCCCGTGCGCCCGGGCGAGGAGCGGCTCTGGTCCGAGCTCTTCTTCCTCTGCTTCGTGGGGCGGCCTACTTCGTCCGAGGTGGAGCTGGCAGGGGGTCTGGGCATCGCCCGCACCGAGGGAAACACCTGCTTCCTGGCGCTCCAGGAGGGCGAGCCCCGCGGCGTGGGCGTGGTCTCGGCGACGGGCGGGGTGGCCTTGCTGTCGGCGGATGGTGTGGTGCCAGCGTTCCGGGGGCGGAGGCTCCAGCTCGCGCTCATCCACGCGCGGATGGCCTGGGCGGCGGAGCGGGGCTGCGACGTGGTGACCGCCTCGACGGAGCCCCAGACGGCCTCGCAGCGCAACTACGAGCGCGCGGGCTTCCGCTGCGCGTACCCGAAGCTCGTCATGATGCGGCAGCTCTCTCCGTGGGGCTGGGGCTGAGCGGGCTTCAGGCCAGCGCCATCTCGAAGCCGGTGCGCCCCGCGGGGAAGTGCTCGCGCGCCAGGCCCGCCGGTGTCACCGCGTAGAGGTGGAAGTCCAGCCTGCGCTGGAAGAAGCCCTTCAGCGCTGGCTCGTGCGGGTCGTCGTGGTCCATGTACAGCGAGAAGAAGTGGTACCCCTTGCCGTGGTGGTCCGCGTACACGTGCTCCACCAGGGCGCGCAGGATGTCCGGGTCCTCCCCCGTGATGCTGGTGTTGCACAGGTAGAAGTAGCGGAAGTCGTGTCCGGGCTCCGGCAGCCGCGGCGCGCGCAGCACCGTGGCCATCGCGTCGTAGCCCCACTTCACCCAGCGCATCGAGCCCCGGTACGCCAGCACCCGGTAGCGCTTCACCGCTTCCGGATCCCATACCGAGGTGCACCCCACCAGCCTC
This is a stretch of genomic DNA from Archangium violaceum. It encodes these proteins:
- a CDS encoding tetratricopeptide repeat protein, translated to MKTLRLLGVLSSGLLLGAGCATRHASTAPASAPADTDEARLDRAALGLRGPEREASLADLEKLSRELESRVGKNPQDARLHALLARVTFLLHRGDWGREGADRALALAPDLAEPHYIKAFLLGGGDQAEAALTDAIRATELEPKRGRYWHLLGTLYLQLDRPAEARAAINQTLVLEPRNAQALFLLGLLHMDQGRPQEALDAYEKAREAEPGFALAHYNAGQLRQLRGEPALALECFQKAADLEPQDWKTRAKLVQMHQALGNKKQRDTEREAVLLLHQAGKVDKDYFIRDQFQESGRNVLVVENFELEGDWAKRYEFQVYEPDKEQPAFVVSLGSYAFANAFVKEKDPSAPRVFHLDGYYPGNVHETFGFFQSEPSYDETRELLVSILRGELKPQSSSKPKQ
- a CDS encoding GNAT family N-acetyltransferase, which produces MTAVSFSHLDPRVLALRIENAQAEQVDRTPFPSRQGVPSLRVAGGRAIYLGPRSPYSVAIGVGLEGLVGTEDLERIESHLGAGGGTVRIELNPFCEPSFSVKLAARGYRVERFLQVWWRSPSPVPPPVPGVEVRPVRPGEERLWSELFFLCFVGRPTSSEVELAGGLGIARTEGNTCFLALQEGEPRGVGVVSATGGVALLSADGVVPAFRGRRLQLALIHARMAWAAERGCDVVTASTEPQTASQRNYERAGFRCAYPKLVMMRQLSPWGWG